One window of the Acaryochloris sp. CCMEE 5410 genome contains the following:
- a CDS encoding peptidylprolyl isomerase, whose product MQVCSRQGWRVIYQRLIRLLIGIIFIWNVISVGWLNPTSKVCWAALPVGDAVNPMSILRLALPVDNEAIQTLHQYLEEMPPQLEDPAARLQPKQWFEIGNKVTQIIQTFNKDASDLLAAIPPSFRPQALVRMNQINAALADLKILSDQQNKEKFVARRTQAWNSVDLLAASMEPQIPVNIPNDYQTLPQLKGRAVVVLDTSKGPITMMVDGYNAPITAGNFLDLVQREFYDDLTFTREDGAYVVQTGNPGGAQAGFVDPETSQYRSIPLEVRVKGDSEPVYGATLEELGLSDPVLPFSAYGTVAMGHPAGDPNGGSSEFFFHLFEPELTSAGLNLLDGQYAVFGYVVAGQDVLAQLRHGDHLHSARVVDISPPNGFTLRYLDWILVQKSPMPLA is encoded by the coding sequence ATGCAAGTATGTTCTAGGCAAGGCTGGCGAGTTATTTACCAGCGATTGATAAGACTTTTAATCGGCATTATTTTTATCTGGAACGTTATTTCTGTAGGCTGGCTGAACCCTACGTCCAAAGTATGTTGGGCTGCTTTACCGGTTGGGGATGCCGTTAATCCCATGAGTATTTTGAGGCTGGCATTGCCCGTGGATAACGAAGCCATTCAAACTCTTCATCAATACTTGGAAGAGATGCCTCCTCAACTTGAGGATCCAGCTGCGCGATTACAACCCAAACAATGGTTTGAAATTGGGAATAAGGTCACACAGATCATTCAAACCTTTAATAAAGACGCATCCGATCTTCTTGCTGCCATTCCACCTTCCTTTCGGCCCCAGGCTTTGGTCCGCATGAATCAAATTAATGCAGCTCTCGCGGATCTCAAGATCCTGTCTGACCAGCAAAACAAAGAAAAATTTGTGGCAAGACGCACCCAAGCCTGGAATTCAGTGGATTTGCTGGCAGCGTCTATGGAGCCACAAATTCCTGTCAACATACCGAATGACTACCAAACGCTGCCTCAGCTGAAGGGACGAGCAGTTGTGGTCCTTGACACCAGTAAGGGGCCAATCACCATGATGGTGGATGGCTATAACGCGCCTATTACTGCTGGTAACTTTCTGGATCTCGTTCAGCGAGAGTTCTATGACGATCTAACATTTACCCGAGAAGATGGGGCCTATGTGGTGCAAACAGGGAATCCAGGGGGAGCCCAAGCAGGATTTGTGGATCCAGAGACCAGCCAATATCGTTCTATTCCTTTGGAGGTTAGGGTCAAGGGAGATTCTGAACCGGTGTACGGAGCCACTTTAGAAGAGTTAGGCTTGTCTGATCCTGTTCTTCCCTTTTCTGCCTATGGGACCGTCGCCATGGGCCATCCTGCTGGCGACCCTAATGGGGGTTCCTCTGAATTTTTCTTTCACTTATTTGAGCCTGAATTGACCTCTGCAGGACTAAATTTGCTGGATGGCCAATATGCCGTTTTTGGCTATGTGGTTGCGGGACAAGATGTATTAGCTCAATTGCGTCATGGCGATCATCTGCATTCCGCCCGGGTGGTTGATATTTCTCCACCCAATGGCTTCACCTTACGCTATCTGGATTGGATTCTAGTGCAAAAGAGTCCGATGCCTTTGGCTTAA
- the psbU gene encoding photosystem II complex extrinsic protein PsbU: protein MRLFMRRFAVLTLVLASCLGLTGWLQPANALDINLATTYRNPVDAKLETDFGQKIDLNNTNVIAFSQYKGLYPTIAGKVVQNAPYSNVEEVLNIDGLTDVQKKMLQQHLGDFTITDPDPALVGGQDRYNPGAYYPVRRS, encoded by the coding sequence ATGCGACTATTCATGCGCCGTTTTGCTGTATTGACTTTAGTTTTAGCCAGCTGCTTGGGTTTGACGGGGTGGTTGCAACCTGCCAATGCACTGGATATTAATTTAGCTACGACGTACCGAAATCCTGTAGATGCCAAGCTAGAAACAGATTTTGGTCAAAAAATTGACTTAAATAACACCAATGTTATTGCATTTAGCCAATATAAGGGGCTATACCCTACCATCGCCGGTAAAGTGGTTCAGAACGCTCCCTACAGTAATGTCGAAGAAGTCCTAAATATTGATGGCTTAACGGATGTTCAAAAGAAAATGCTGCAACAGCATCTGGGTGACTTTACGATTACAGACCCAGATCCAGCCTTAGTTGGGGGGCAAGATCGCTATAACCCAGGGGCTTATTATCCTGTTCGTCGCTCATAA
- a CDS encoding Dps family protein: MQPYNIGLTTEQRQGVIQLLNQDLADLYLLVIKTKKYHWDVVGPQFMTLHQLWEEQYETLTSNVDACAERIRSLGGYPLGTAKGFLDHSTISEHPGDLPTATDMVARLVNDHEQVIRNLREHIDHCSEQFHDEGTADFLTGLMEEHEEMAWMLRSFIEGERVDASGSRSGLDLHASVQH; the protein is encoded by the coding sequence ATGCAACCTTACAATATTGGTTTAACAACTGAACAACGCCAAGGGGTTATTCAACTTTTAAATCAAGATTTGGCTGATTTATATTTACTCGTTATTAAAACCAAAAAATATCACTGGGATGTCGTGGGTCCCCAATTTATGACCCTCCATCAACTTTGGGAAGAACAATATGAAACCCTGACCTCCAACGTTGATGCTTGTGCAGAGCGCATCCGATCCTTAGGTGGATATCCGCTGGGCACAGCAAAGGGCTTTCTGGATCACTCAACAATTAGCGAACATCCAGGTGACTTGCCCACCGCAACGGATATGGTGGCTCGTTTGGTAAACGATCACGAACAGGTGATTCGTAACTTGAGAGAGCATATCGATCACTGTTCTGAGCAATTCCATGATGAAGGAACGGCAGATTTCTTGACAGGTTTAATGGAAGAGCATGAAGAGATGGCTTGGATGCTGCGATCCTTTATTGAAGGGGAACGTGTTGATGCCAGTGGATCGCGGTCAGGATTGGATCTGCATGCAAGCGTTCAACACTAA
- a CDS encoding high light inducible protein: MERQQAKFGFTQFAETWSGRLAMMGFTLSIIAELITGHGLYNHLLAL, translated from the coding sequence ATGGAACGCCAACAAGCAAAATTTGGTTTTACTCAGTTTGCTGAAACTTGGAGTGGCCGTCTCGCTATGATGGGATTTACTCTCTCCATTATTGCTGAGTTAATCACTGGACATGGCCTGTATAACCATCTACTAGCTTTATAG
- a CDS encoding high light inducible protein → MSTENLSSVLNDELTSEDREQGYVKDDAGLTNNFAVEPEPYAAESKLGFTPFAEKFSGRIAMIGFDLLVLTELLTGKGIAHILLG, encoded by the coding sequence ATGAGTACCGAGAACTTATCTTCTGTACTAAACGATGAACTGACATCTGAAGACAGAGAACAAGGTTATGTCAAAGATGATGCCGGTTTAACTAACAATTTTGCCGTTGAGCCTGAACCTTATGCAGCGGAATCAAAACTAGGATTTACCCCCTTTGCCGAAAAGTTCAGTGGGCGAATCGCGATGATTGGTTTTGACTTATTAGTTCTCACGGAGCTTTTAACGGGCAAAGGAATTGCCCATATCCTGTTAGGATAA
- a CDS encoding CsbD family protein: protein MRPNFIRICRRITYTLALSFSILISSLGALPMDAIAASHQPQLMALFGSSRAEQLDNMAKTDIDKTFGSGTSTKAEGAVKEAQGKAQQDIQATQSALKQVPGKAKQDMGRTQNAIGNLKQNIESAAEDAQDAEKELFD from the coding sequence ATGCGTCCTAATTTTATTCGTATTTGCCGCCGTATTACCTATACATTGGCATTGTCTTTTTCGATCTTGATCAGCAGTCTAGGGGCACTTCCTATGGATGCGATCGCAGCATCGCATCAGCCTCAACTGATGGCTTTGTTTGGCTCCAGTCGGGCCGAACAATTAGATAATATGGCCAAAACAGATATCGATAAGACCTTCGGCAGCGGCACCAGCACCAAAGCAGAAGGTGCCGTTAAAGAAGCTCAAGGCAAAGCACAACAAGATATTCAGGCCACTCAAAGCGCGCTCAAGCAAGTCCCAGGGAAAGCCAAACAGGATATGGGACGAACTCAAAACGCCATTGGCAATCTGAAACAAAATATTGAATCTGCGGCGGAAGATGCCCAAGATGCAGAGAAGGAATTGTTTGACTAA
- a CDS encoding DoxX family protein has product MTHSPRTFKLNRTDVAIAYVLLRLLIGVNFLNHGLTRIGNIPGFVESMVKAMEASYFPEPLVRINAFLVPIVELIVGGLLILGWQTRIALIVTSSLMVILMLGVTAVQNWQAAGDQLVYGLILFILLACRSFNTVSVDYWLAKKTSASERSQ; this is encoded by the coding sequence ATGACTCACTCTCCTAGAACGTTCAAGTTGAACCGAACCGATGTTGCGATCGCATACGTACTCCTGCGCCTTCTGATCGGCGTCAACTTCCTCAACCACGGCCTCACACGGATCGGCAATATCCCTGGTTTTGTCGAAAGTATGGTGAAAGCGATGGAGGCTTCGTACTTTCCGGAACCCTTGGTGCGCATCAACGCCTTTTTAGTTCCCATTGTTGAACTGATTGTCGGTGGACTGCTCATCCTTGGCTGGCAAACGCGTATTGCTCTGATAGTCACCTCAAGCCTGATGGTGATCCTAATGCTCGGGGTGACTGCAGTCCAGAATTGGCAGGCAGCAGGGGACCAGCTGGTCTATGGTCTAATCTTATTTATCCTCTTAGCGTGTCGCAGTTTCAATACGGTTTCCGTGGACTACTGGCTCGCCAAAAAAACGTCCGCCTCAGAGCGATCTCAGTAA
- a CDS encoding efflux RND transporter permease subunit, which yields MERSTLSLSTLSIRRHIGVFMLTLTIVVLGLFFLSTLQVDLLPSITYPRIGVRLEAPGISPDVAVDEITDPLEEALLATEGVVQIFSRTQEGSVNVDLYFEPGGNIDQALNDATAALNRALNDLPDTIEQPRLFKFDPSQLPVYEMALTSPGLDDSELRVFAEETLSRELGLVPGVSSAEVSGAAEEEIQINLDLNRMQAVGVSITEVLDALSARNQDISGGRILGRLTEPLTRTMGQFQSVDEIESLILNVAAPASANETAGAPLSITQQVLQGDQQVYLRDIAKVVDGAAEQRVFVNLNQTPAVKISLQKQPDANTVVVVDGVKAKLAELTQRGIIPAEMVMISTLDESIFIRNAIRNVAISGLSGMVLAALAVLLFLGSLRQTLIIVLAIPLATLTAIILMRLFGLSMNVFSLGGLALGVGIVVDNAIVMLETIVQGTQTQASQNGYSRQGQILRQAEQSSRQVESALVASTSTNLVAVLPFLMIGGFIALLFNELLLTISFAISASILIALTVVPVLASRLLMIRRSSRIGQTWLLVQFRDRFERATLSYRRGLGWILKWRWPVVVGAILILGSSSLMMLGQIPQEILPPINTGQASLVAQFPVGTTLEQNRLVMAKVEDILAEQPETAYAFITAGGSIRGTNLRENPLRGSGSITLKPNADVEAYTQQVSQAIDQLNLVDTRIRVSPGQVRGLITSNSPIRGADVDVLLQGEDPQQLSQAGRQVLGALSERVTGARFRPDNDPDQPELQISPDWERVAALGLSAQQMGETIQTAVEGSVPTQLQQGNRLIDIRVQLDPKSLQTEEQLAQLPLFTEGKQFVQLADVAKIDLGAAPIEIQRINQQPVYLVGGNLAEGARLSDALAEVESALATLTLPEGVSLLPSTAAQSNRALQQALQTLGGLAAFLVFVVMAVQYNSLIDPLVILFTVPLALSGGILGLYMTQTAIGATVIVGVVLLVGIVVNNAIIMVELANQIYVQSGQDRQAAILQAAPQRLKPILMTTMTTVLGMLPLALGIGQGSEFLQPLGIVVFAGLSLATLLTLFIIPCFYVILHNAGHSQKGPSSKIKTLPFHRLLQRLQS from the coding sequence ATGGAACGGTCGACCTTGAGCCTGAGTACCCTCTCCATTCGACGACATATTGGCGTATTCATGTTGACCCTGACCATCGTGGTGTTGGGCCTGTTTTTTCTCTCGACCCTGCAAGTCGATTTACTGCCCTCCATTACCTATCCCCGGATTGGAGTGCGGTTAGAAGCACCCGGTATTTCCCCCGATGTCGCGGTGGATGAAATCACCGACCCCCTAGAAGAAGCATTGCTAGCGACAGAAGGGGTGGTGCAAATTTTCTCCCGGACCCAAGAAGGGTCAGTCAACGTTGATCTTTATTTTGAACCCGGTGGCAATATTGACCAAGCCCTCAACGACGCCACGGCGGCCCTTAACCGCGCTCTGAATGATCTTCCCGACACGATTGAGCAGCCGCGTCTGTTTAAATTTGACCCTTCGCAATTACCTGTCTATGAAATGGCCCTGACATCGCCCGGTCTAGACGATTCAGAGCTCCGAGTGTTTGCAGAGGAAACCCTGAGCCGCGAATTGGGACTTGTACCCGGTGTTTCATCTGCTGAAGTCTCTGGGGCCGCAGAGGAAGAAATTCAGATCAATCTGGACCTTAACCGGATGCAGGCCGTTGGCGTGAGCATAACGGAGGTGCTCGACGCCCTGAGCGCCCGCAATCAGGATATTTCAGGTGGGCGGATCCTGGGACGGCTGACCGAACCACTGACGCGCACGATGGGACAATTTCAGTCCGTCGATGAGATTGAATCCCTGATTCTGAATGTAGCTGCGCCTGCCTCTGCCAATGAAACAGCTGGCGCTCCCCTCTCCATCACTCAGCAGGTGCTGCAGGGAGACCAACAAGTTTACCTCCGAGATATTGCCAAGGTCGTGGATGGAGCGGCTGAACAGCGGGTGTTCGTCAATCTCAATCAGACCCCTGCGGTTAAAATTAGCCTGCAAAAACAGCCCGATGCCAATACAGTCGTGGTCGTGGATGGGGTCAAGGCCAAGCTGGCAGAGCTGACTCAACGAGGGATTATTCCCGCCGAGATGGTGATGATTTCCACCCTGGACGAGTCCATCTTTATTCGCAATGCGATTCGGAATGTTGCCATCTCCGGTCTGAGTGGAATGGTGCTAGCCGCCTTGGCGGTCCTGCTATTTTTGGGGTCTCTACGACAGACCCTGATTATTGTACTGGCCATTCCCCTAGCGACCCTCACCGCCATTATTTTGATGCGGCTGTTTGGTCTCTCCATGAATGTATTTAGCTTAGGCGGCCTAGCCTTGGGCGTTGGCATTGTCGTGGACAACGCCATCGTTATGCTGGAGACCATTGTCCAGGGCACCCAGACCCAAGCCTCGCAGAATGGATATTCCCGCCAGGGCCAGATCCTCAGACAGGCGGAACAGAGCAGCCGTCAAGTGGAATCAGCGCTGGTGGCATCTACAAGTACCAACTTGGTGGCGGTCTTACCGTTTTTAATGATTGGCGGATTTATTGCCCTCCTCTTTAATGAACTCCTGCTCACCATCAGTTTTGCCATTAGCGCCTCAATTCTCATTGCCCTGACAGTCGTACCGGTGCTGGCCTCGCGGCTATTGATGATTCGCAGATCAAGCCGAATTGGTCAAACCTGGCTGCTCGTGCAGTTCCGAGACCGGTTTGAGCGCGCGACCCTGAGCTATCGTCGGGGGTTGGGATGGATTTTGAAATGGCGATGGCCAGTGGTGGTAGGCGCGATTTTGATCCTAGGCAGCAGTAGTCTCATGATGCTAGGGCAAATTCCGCAAGAGATTTTACCGCCGATCAATACCGGGCAGGCCTCATTGGTGGCTCAGTTCCCCGTGGGGACAACCCTAGAGCAGAACCGTCTCGTGATGGCGAAGGTGGAAGATATCTTGGCGGAGCAGCCGGAGACTGCCTATGCGTTTATAACGGCTGGAGGGTCTATCCGAGGGACGAATCTGAGAGAAAATCCGTTGCGGGGGTCGGGGTCGATTACCCTCAAGCCCAATGCGGATGTGGAGGCCTATACCCAGCAGGTCAGCCAAGCGATTGACCAGCTAAATTTGGTCGATACCCGCATCCGCGTTTCTCCAGGGCAAGTGCGCGGATTGATTACCAGTAACTCGCCCATTCGAGGGGCTGATGTTGATGTGCTGCTGCAGGGAGAAGATCCACAGCAGCTCAGCCAGGCAGGACGACAGGTGTTAGGCGCTCTGAGTGAGCGAGTGACTGGGGCGCGGTTCCGTCCGGACAATGATCCGGACCAACCCGAGCTGCAGATCTCCCCCGACTGGGAAAGAGTGGCAGCCCTGGGTCTATCGGCCCAACAGATGGGCGAAACGATTCAGACGGCTGTAGAGGGTTCCGTCCCTACCCAACTCCAGCAAGGGAATCGCCTGATCGATATTCGCGTTCAGCTGGATCCAAAATCCCTGCAAACGGAAGAGCAGTTGGCTCAACTCCCCCTGTTTACCGAGGGCAAACAGTTTGTGCAGCTCGCAGATGTAGCCAAGATTGATCTGGGAGCAGCCCCGATTGAAATCCAGCGGATTAATCAGCAACCCGTCTACTTAGTGGGGGGAAACTTAGCGGAAGGGGCGCGGTTAAGTGACGCTCTAGCGGAGGTGGAGTCGGCGTTAGCAACCCTCACCCTTCCAGAGGGTGTGTCTCTACTACCTAGCACGGCGGCGCAGAGTAATCGAGCGTTACAGCAGGCCCTGCAAACCTTGGGGGGACTAGCGGCATTTCTGGTCTTCGTGGTAATGGCCGTGCAATATAACTCTCTGATCGATCCCCTGGTTATTTTGTTTACGGTTCCCCTGGCCTTGTCAGGCGGTATTTTGGGTCTCTACATGACCCAGACGGCTATCGGTGCCACGGTGATTGTGGGCGTAGTTCTATTGGTGGGGATTGTCGTCAATAACGCCATCATCATGGTGGAGTTAGCCAACCAAATTTATGTTCAGTCCGGGCAAGATCGTCAAGCTGCCATTTTGCAGGCAGCGCCTCAACGCCTAAAGCCCATTTTGATGACGACCATGACCACTGTGCTGGGGATGCTTCCCCTCGCTCTCGGTATTGGTCAAGGGTCAGAGTTTTTGCAACCCTTGGGCATTGTGGTGTTTGCTGGACTTTCCTTAGCCACCTTGCTGACCCTGTTTATCATCCCTTGCTTCTATGTGATTCTCCATAATGCCGGGCACTCCCAAAAAGGCCCTTCAAGCAAGATCAAGACATTACCGTTCCATCGTCTTTTGCAACGGCTGCAATCTTGA